One stretch of Qipengyuania gelatinilytica DNA includes these proteins:
- the cpdR gene encoding cell cycle two-component system response regulator CpdR: protein MSELHQKRILLAEDDEAMRTYLERALANAGYSVDAVDRGTSALPLLEDDHYDLLLSDIVMPEMDGIELAQRCNEISPTTKVMFITGFAAVTLKASREQPNAKVLSKPFHLRDLVLEVERVLEDRVSAQL from the coding sequence ATGAGTGAGCTGCATCAGAAACGAATCCTGCTGGCCGAAGACGACGAGGCCATGCGCACCTATCTCGAGCGCGCGCTGGCAAATGCCGGGTATTCTGTTGATGCAGTCGATCGCGGTACGTCCGCCCTGCCCCTGCTCGAAGACGATCATTACGACCTGCTGCTGTCGGATATCGTCATGCCCGAAATGGACGGCATCGAACTGGCACAGCGCTGCAACGAGATCAGCCCGACCACGAAGGTGATGTTCATCACGGGCTTCGCAGCGGTCACTCTGAAGGCAAGCCGCGAGCAGCCGAACGCCAAGGTCCTGTCCAAGCCGTTCCACCTGCGCGACCTCGTCCTCGAGGTCGAACGCGTACTCGAAGACCGGGTCAGCGCCCAACTCTGA
- a CDS encoding sulfotransferase: MSETAAKPARTVLVTGAPRSGTTPVGELLSGSPGAIELYEPMSDIVGDRAVRDWFPVPGQEDFDLATADDLIDRILRRRVRNTFRPENILGNLGRNKYLNRSRRTAILARLQPWKRTQVWKDPMAFFVAPRVARTTDVPVIITVRDPLSLASSFERMSWRPPVEGLVSRMRSVGMPVDARITGLLEGGIDAAKAGAVAWNLLYSVLLREMREGLPATVLVNSDLMVDPEAVRARLIAVTGLAVPKPAEAAEDKAASAEPLPEKAHIQNRSLESITQYWKKTLSEEQVAFCRDLNDELWAELEPEIRRQREAW; encoded by the coding sequence ATGTCTGAGACAGCTGCAAAGCCTGCACGAACGGTTCTGGTAACGGGTGCTCCCCGCAGCGGTACAACGCCGGTCGGTGAATTGCTGAGCGGTTCGCCGGGAGCGATCGAGCTTTACGAGCCGATGAGCGACATCGTGGGCGACCGCGCCGTGCGCGACTGGTTTCCCGTTCCCGGCCAGGAGGACTTCGACCTCGCAACGGCCGACGACCTGATCGACCGCATTCTACGCAGGAGGGTGCGGAATACCTTCCGGCCGGAGAACATCCTCGGCAACCTCGGGCGCAACAAATACCTCAACAGGAGCCGCCGCACGGCAATCCTCGCGAGGTTGCAGCCGTGGAAGCGTACACAGGTCTGGAAGGACCCCATGGCCTTCTTTGTTGCGCCCAGGGTCGCCCGGACGACCGACGTGCCCGTCATCATCACCGTGCGCGATCCCCTGAGCCTTGCGTCGAGTTTCGAACGCATGTCCTGGCGTCCGCCGGTCGAAGGGCTGGTCTCACGCATGCGGTCTGTCGGAATGCCTGTCGATGCGCGCATAACGGGGCTCCTCGAAGGTGGGATCGATGCGGCCAAGGCAGGGGCTGTCGCGTGGAACCTGCTCTATTCGGTCCTGCTACGTGAGATGCGCGAAGGATTGCCCGCAACGGTCCTCGTGAATTCCGATCTCATGGTCGATCCGGAGGCGGTTCGTGCGCGGCTGATCGCGGTCACCGGTCTTGCGGTTCCCAAGCCCGCCGAGGCTGCCGAGGACAAGGCTGCCAGTGCTGAGCCGCTACCGGAAAAAGCGCATATCCAGAACCGCTCGCTCGAGAGCATTACGCAGTACTGGAAAAAGACCCTGAGCGAAGAGCAGGTCGCCTTCTGCCGCGACCTCAATGACGAGCTGTGGGCCGAACTCGAACCGGAAATCCGCCGCCAGCGCGAAGCCTGGTAA
- a CDS encoding lipopolysaccharide biosynthesis protein, translating to MSRASDRRKLVMATAAVAGSRALGFPLALLVSMWLTRVLPRDEFAFFGVLATFSILFSMFAQAGFQTGVVRMLGEAEAGDKSHPKPSIVYASVLVTLVFSLLLAALFYVAGRGVLPDIGVKGDWLFLLAAGLLVARSVNTVTAQALRGIGRVGMSANFSGQGPQGGIVRCVLILAGFALATHYSDLTLESAIWISIVASVLCTLGALVMVLRHTGFATSPREVIATADARKKDNFNMMLSEALVYWTSASAALVIGGMIVEAALMAGMVAAFQLRNVITSPLTIVAGAVPNILIRLHREGDREELEKVLRSTASAAFAVCLAACGFLALIGPWGFRLLFGADYGDAYYHFVIMAVGISYFIYCGLSGQALLLLGDTSVQRAVMIKVLAITTPLYVVLAYWVGPYGLSIGLAVSMILQQALLVRAVRKSLGVDTRAYLDPREYLKAPAMLKSIMTNKGKKTSNDV from the coding sequence ATGTCGCGTGCCTCCGATCGGCGGAAACTCGTGATGGCCACGGCAGCCGTCGCCGGCAGCCGCGCGCTCGGCTTTCCCTTGGCCCTGCTTGTCAGCATGTGGCTTACGCGCGTGCTGCCGCGCGACGAATTTGCGTTCTTCGGCGTTCTCGCAACCTTCTCGATCCTGTTCAGCATGTTCGCACAGGCAGGGTTCCAGACCGGCGTCGTGCGCATGCTGGGCGAGGCCGAGGCTGGCGACAAGAGCCATCCCAAGCCCTCGATCGTCTACGCATCGGTTCTCGTCACACTGGTCTTCAGCCTGCTGCTCGCCGCCCTGTTCTATGTAGCGGGTAGGGGCGTGCTGCCGGACATCGGCGTAAAGGGCGACTGGCTGTTCCTGCTCGCCGCCGGACTGCTCGTGGCGCGTTCGGTGAACACCGTGACAGCGCAGGCCCTTCGCGGGATCGGGCGCGTCGGCATGTCGGCGAATTTCAGCGGGCAGGGGCCGCAAGGCGGTATCGTGCGCTGCGTGCTGATCCTCGCCGGATTCGCTCTGGCGACCCACTATTCAGACCTGACGCTGGAGAGCGCGATCTGGATCTCGATAGTGGCCTCGGTGCTCTGTACCCTGGGCGCGCTCGTGATGGTCCTGCGCCACACCGGGTTTGCGACCAGCCCGCGCGAGGTCATCGCGACAGCCGATGCCCGCAAGAAAGACAATTTCAACATGATGCTGAGCGAGGCGCTGGTCTACTGGACCTCCGCCTCTGCCGCCCTGGTTATCGGCGGCATGATCGTGGAGGCTGCGTTGATGGCGGGAATGGTAGCCGCCTTCCAGCTGCGCAACGTCATCACCAGCCCGCTGACTATCGTGGCAGGGGCGGTCCCCAACATCCTCATCCGGTTGCACCGTGAAGGTGACAGGGAAGAGCTGGAGAAAGTGCTGCGTTCGACCGCCTCTGCCGCCTTCGCGGTGTGCCTCGCGGCCTGCGGTTTCCTCGCCCTTATCGGGCCTTGGGGTTTCAGGCTGCTGTTCGGCGCCGACTATGGCGACGCCTATTACCACTTCGTCATCATGGCGGTGGGCATATCCTATTTCATCTATTGCGGCTTGTCGGGGCAGGCGCTGTTGCTGCTCGGCGATACGTCGGTCCAGCGCGCGGTAATGATCAAGGTCCTGGCCATCACGACCCCGCTGTACGTGGTGCTGGCCTATTGGGTTGGCCCCTATGGCCTGTCTATCGGCCTTGCTGTCTCGATGATCCTGCAACAGGCCCTTCTGGTCCGCGCAGTCCGCAAGAGCCTGGGCGTCGACACACGGGCCTATCTCGACCCGCGCGAATATCTGAAGGCTCCGGCCATGCTGAAATCCATAATGACCAACAAGGGCAAGAAAACCTCCAACGATGTCTGA
- a CDS encoding sulfotransferase family protein, translating to MTDSRFPDFYIIGAAKAGTTSLVDMLRQHEGVFFPHEKEPHHFFLREDERDWTILDGSKKRALRETLPYGDEAGYLKLYGSAPEGALRGDASTNYLVNETVPGAIAKVRPDAKIIVVLREPAGRAYSAWLHARSRGEDGCAQFADALDKCDRGARATSFATNYVAEGEYEGHLANWKASFGDRLLVLLFEDLIADPQAAFDQVLGHLGLPPQVLATEQASHKNASVEISNPVARAFRMTAKRLRRAAPGLFELPLFRRPYEFLLARLGKKPEKLGAGERERLQAHYAAHIEATEDLIGRDLSEWKR from the coding sequence ATGACCGACAGTCGCTTCCCCGATTTCTACATCATCGGCGCTGCCAAGGCGGGGACTACGTCCCTTGTCGACATGCTGCGCCAGCACGAAGGCGTTTTCTTCCCGCATGAGAAGGAACCCCATCACTTCTTCCTGCGTGAAGACGAGCGCGACTGGACCATCCTCGACGGATCGAAGAAGCGCGCGCTTCGCGAGACGCTGCCCTATGGTGACGAAGCAGGCTATCTGAAACTCTACGGTAGTGCGCCTGAAGGGGCACTGCGCGGCGATGCGAGCACGAATTATCTCGTCAACGAGACCGTACCCGGCGCCATCGCGAAGGTCCGGCCCGATGCGAAGATCATCGTGGTTCTCCGCGAACCTGCGGGTCGGGCCTACTCCGCCTGGCTCCACGCCCGCTCGCGCGGTGAGGACGGCTGCGCGCAATTCGCAGATGCGCTGGACAAATGTGACAGGGGCGCTCGTGCCACCTCGTTCGCAACGAATTACGTGGCCGAGGGCGAATACGAAGGCCATCTCGCAAACTGGAAGGCGAGCTTCGGTGACCGGTTGCTGGTCCTCCTGTTCGAAGACCTGATCGCCGACCCGCAAGCGGCATTCGATCAAGTGCTCGGCCATCTCGGCCTGCCTCCTCAGGTGCTTGCAACAGAGCAAGCATCGCACAAGAACGCCAGCGTGGAGATTTCCAATCCCGTCGCCCGCGCATTCCGGATGACGGCCAAGCGCCTGCGCCGTGCCGCTCCCGGCCTCTTCGAGCTTCCGCTGTTCCGCAGGCCCTACGAATTCCTCCTCGCGCGCCTCGGGAAGAAACCGGAAAAGCTCGGCGCCGGCGAGCGCGAAAGGCTTCAGGCGCATTACGCAGCGCATATCGAGGCGACCGAAGACCTGATCGGCCGCGATCTTTCGGAATGGAAACGCTGA
- a CDS encoding GumC family protein, with amino-acid sequence MASTYPASGAQDASQFEGVKPGRYPAETATDGDAFMDIDLRRVWAAIRRNLLPIAAILIIAVGLGVLVTLLMRPQYQAISQVLIEQKADSIIEDSETQAVTPYQETERFLQTQVDVIESRSLAERVVESEDLSEREEFYEAQGVEMPQLDTLEGTGYSGPEGLARYRRDTAIAMVMDGLWVTLPVDSRLVSIGFTSGNPRIAAEMSNSIAQNFIESNLARKFDSSAYAREFLAQQLEDARQKLEQSEKDLNTFSRAAGLIRVTGQGQNADQETTLSVTNDTLQQLNEAASLATAERIAAENVWQNVANQPISSIPQVLQNPAYSSLVRELSLAEARLADERTRHLDDHPNVQALQAQVDRIEQQLDQVGNSIKNSIRLGYEAVRDRENEIQAQVAQVRDAALDEQDRGVQYNVLKRVAETDRALYNTLLTRYNELNATAGATSNNVSMVDTAQVPRQPSSPNLIINLVVALLGGLIVAAGVVFLREQFDDVLRTPEDVENKLGVSLLGLIPMIQGENPAEDLEDPKSPVSESYQSLVTNLRYSTADGIPRTLTITSSKAGEGKTTTAGKLALEFAELGRTTLLIDADLRRPTLHRKLENRKQEGFTALLAGERTKEEVILPSGHPKLSYMTALPMPPDPAALLSSTRLDELIAELLTQYECVVFDAPPMLGLSDAPTLAAHTDAVIMVIDADSGHRGAVKAALRRLDMVRANVLGAVLTKFNPRNISGEYAYYGTDYYTYEHGSDEE; translated from the coding sequence TTGGCTAGCACTTACCCGGCATCCGGTGCGCAGGACGCTTCGCAGTTCGAAGGCGTAAAACCTGGACGCTATCCCGCTGAGACGGCGACCGATGGCGATGCCTTCATGGACATCGACCTGCGGCGCGTGTGGGCGGCCATCCGGCGCAACTTGCTGCCGATTGCTGCAATCCTCATCATCGCGGTCGGCCTCGGCGTGCTCGTGACCCTGCTGATGCGGCCCCAATACCAGGCGATTTCGCAGGTCCTGATCGAGCAGAAAGCAGATTCGATTATCGAGGACTCCGAAACACAGGCCGTCACGCCGTATCAGGAGACCGAGCGCTTCCTGCAGACGCAGGTCGACGTGATCGAGAGCCGCAGCCTCGCCGAACGCGTGGTGGAATCCGAAGACCTGTCGGAACGCGAAGAATTCTACGAGGCACAGGGCGTCGAAATGCCCCAGCTCGATACGCTCGAGGGCACCGGTTACTCCGGCCCCGAAGGCCTAGCGCGCTATCGCCGCGACACGGCGATCGCCATGGTGATGGACGGCCTCTGGGTAACGCTGCCCGTCGACAGCCGCCTCGTTTCGATCGGCTTCACCAGCGGCAATCCCCGCATTGCCGCGGAAATGTCCAATTCGATCGCGCAGAACTTCATAGAGAGCAATCTCGCGCGCAAGTTCGACAGTTCCGCCTATGCGCGTGAATTCCTCGCCCAGCAGCTGGAAGATGCGCGCCAGAAGCTCGAACAGAGCGAGAAGGACCTCAACACCTTCTCGCGCGCTGCCGGCCTGATCCGTGTAACGGGGCAGGGGCAGAACGCTGACCAGGAAACCACGCTTTCGGTTACCAACGATACGCTGCAGCAGCTGAATGAGGCAGCCAGCCTCGCCACGGCAGAGCGTATCGCCGCTGAGAACGTGTGGCAGAATGTCGCCAACCAGCCGATTTCCTCGATCCCGCAGGTCCTGCAGAACCCGGCTTACAGCAGCCTCGTTCGCGAGCTTTCGCTGGCGGAAGCCCGTCTGGCCGACGAACGCACCCGCCATCTCGACGATCACCCCAATGTGCAGGCGCTGCAGGCGCAGGTGGACCGGATCGAGCAGCAACTCGACCAGGTCGGCAACTCGATCAAGAATTCGATCCGACTAGGGTATGAGGCCGTCCGTGACCGTGAGAACGAAATTCAGGCGCAGGTTGCGCAGGTTCGCGATGCGGCGCTCGACGAGCAGGATCGCGGCGTCCAGTACAACGTGCTCAAGCGTGTGGCCGAGACCGATCGTGCGCTCTATAACACGCTGCTGACGCGCTATAACGAACTCAACGCCACCGCCGGTGCGACGTCGAACAATGTCTCGATGGTCGATACCGCGCAGGTGCCGCGCCAGCCGTCTTCGCCGAACCTCATCATCAACCTCGTGGTCGCGCTGCTCGGAGGCCTGATCGTGGCGGCGGGCGTCGTCTTCCTGCGCGAACAGTTCGACGATGTCCTGCGCACGCCGGAAGATGTCGAGAACAAGCTCGGCGTCTCGCTGCTCGGCCTGATCCCGATGATCCAGGGCGAGAATCCGGCAGAGGATCTCGAAGATCCCAAATCGCCGGTGAGCGAATCCTACCAGTCGCTCGTCACCAACCTGCGCTACAGCACCGCAGATGGCATTCCGCGCACGCTTACGATCACTTCGTCCAAGGCGGGTGAGGGCAAGACGACTACCGCGGGCAAGCTGGCGCTCGAATTCGCTGAACTGGGCCGTACCACGCTGCTGATCGATGCCGACCTTCGTCGTCCGACGCTGCATCGCAAGCTGGAGAACCGCAAGCAGGAGGGCTTTACGGCCCTGCTGGCAGGTGAGCGTACCAAGGAAGAGGTTATCCTCCCTTCGGGCCATCCCAAGCTCAGCTACATGACGGCTCTGCCGATGCCGCCCGATCCGGCCGCGCTGCTCAGCTCGACGAGGCTCGATGAACTGATCGCCGAACTGCTGACCCAGTACGAATGCGTGGTCTTCGACGCACCGCCGATGCTCGGCCTGTCCGACGCACCGACCCTGGCCGCGCACACCGATGCCGTGATCATGGTCATCGATGCCGATTCCGGTCATCGCGGCGCGGTGAAGGCCGCCCTGCGCAGGCTCGACATGGTCCGGGCCAACGTGCTCGGCGCGGTGCTCACCAAGTTCAACCCGCGCAATATCAGCGGTGAATACGCCTATTACGGCACCGACTATTACACCTACGAGCACGGTAGCGACGAAGAATGA
- a CDS encoding polysaccharide biosynthesis/export family protein produces the protein MSKKFAGLLLPACLLLSGCFSPSANLPKGDEAYRIVPPASEENGLVEYRIGVLDTLSIRVFQEPELTFDEISVNSAGTFNYPFVGEVAAEGKTPIELSRELEAGLGSRYIRNPQVVVGVVSSAAQRVTVDGMVNSPGVYEIAGTSSLLEAIARAQGLQFTAVDDEVIVFREIDGERYGAVFNLKQIREGRAPDPEILGGDRIVVGYSAVRGAYQDFLRAAPILNLFTRF, from the coding sequence TTGTCTAAGAAATTCGCGGGGCTTCTGCTCCCTGCCTGCCTTTTGCTATCCGGATGCTTCAGCCCGTCGGCCAATCTGCCGAAGGGTGATGAGGCCTATCGGATCGTGCCGCCGGCATCGGAGGAAAACGGTCTCGTCGAATATCGCATCGGCGTGCTCGACACCCTCTCGATCCGCGTTTTCCAGGAACCCGAGCTGACCTTCGACGAAATCTCGGTCAATTCGGCAGGGACGTTCAACTATCCCTTCGTTGGCGAAGTGGCGGCCGAGGGCAAGACCCCGATCGAACTCAGCCGAGAGCTCGAAGCAGGCCTCGGTAGCCGTTACATCCGCAACCCGCAGGTCGTGGTGGGCGTCGTCAGCTCCGCCGCTCAGCGTGTCACCGTCGATGGCATGGTCAATTCGCCGGGTGTCTACGAGATCGCCGGTACGTCCTCGCTTCTCGAGGCCATCGCGCGTGCGCAGGGTCTCCAGTTCACGGCTGTGGACGATGAAGTCATCGTTTTCCGTGAAATCGACGGCGAACGCTATGGTGCGGTTTTCAACCTGAAGCAGATCCGCGAAGGCCGTGCGCCCGATCCCGAAATTCTTGGCGGCGACCGTATCGTCGTCGGCTACTCGGCAGTCCGCGGAGCCTATCAGGACTTCCTGCGCGCAGCGCCGATCCTCAATCTTTTCACAAGGTTCTAA
- a CDS encoding O-antigen ligase family protein — MIGWSLIALMAISLMFGGGGVGRGLTNLLVQLVALGILLFTPGALRHFVATAPKTLLILVGLTLALPLIQLLPLPAGLWQSLPGRDMAVESRELVGAGDDWFPITLDRARTLTAVLALIGPLAVLTAVFGRKLAQGRHILLLLVGLALANFLFGALQFATSSDALILYGSRSDGRFYGFFANHNSSGLLMVIGLCAMVGFYADKPRRATQSAAMAFVAMLLVIGVVLTNSRSSTALLLLPLAWIGWLILKELAKVEARKRWTIIGAGVLGIAAVGALVATNDRLGATWERYGDLEDSRPDIWEDTANGIDRYWPVGSGMGTFDEVFQVEESLETLVTGRAGRAHNEYLEIVLEAGIVGGLLVIGWGLYLLFATWRGLRSVHAPVTLAAAMASACIALQALLDLPLRNMALLCVAGLLVALLSAPLSTKRD; from the coding sequence ATGATCGGATGGTCACTGATCGCCCTGATGGCGATCTCCCTGATGTTCGGTGGAGGAGGTGTCGGTCGCGGCCTTACCAACCTCCTCGTACAGCTCGTGGCGCTTGGCATCCTGTTGTTCACGCCCGGAGCGTTGCGGCATTTCGTAGCGACGGCGCCCAAGACCCTGCTGATACTTGTCGGGCTCACGCTGGCCTTGCCGCTCATCCAGTTGCTGCCGCTGCCTGCGGGCCTGTGGCAGTCGCTCCCTGGCCGCGACATGGCGGTGGAAAGCCGCGAACTCGTCGGTGCCGGGGATGACTGGTTCCCGATCACGCTCGATCGCGCCCGCACACTTACGGCAGTGCTGGCTCTGATTGGGCCGCTTGCCGTCCTTACCGCCGTCTTCGGCAGGAAGCTGGCGCAAGGTCGCCACATCCTGCTGCTACTGGTCGGCCTGGCCTTGGCGAACTTCCTGTTCGGCGCACTGCAGTTTGCGACCTCTTCCGATGCGCTCATCCTTTACGGCAGCCGCTCGGATGGCCGGTTCTACGGCTTCTTTGCCAACCACAACAGCAGCGGCCTCCTGATGGTCATCGGGCTTTGCGCGATGGTTGGTTTTTACGCCGACAAGCCGCGCAGGGCGACCCAGTCCGCCGCGATGGCCTTTGTCGCCATGCTCCTTGTCATCGGGGTCGTGCTGACCAACTCGCGGTCTTCCACGGCGCTTCTGCTCCTCCCGCTGGCCTGGATCGGCTGGCTCATCCTGAAGGAGCTGGCGAAGGTGGAAGCGCGCAAGCGCTGGACGATTATCGGTGCCGGCGTGCTTGGCATTGCCGCGGTCGGCGCCCTCGTCGCGACCAACGACCGTCTCGGCGCGACGTGGGAGCGTTATGGCGACCTTGAGGATTCGCGCCCCGATATCTGGGAAGACACTGCCAATGGCATCGATCGTTACTGGCCCGTCGGCAGCGGCATGGGCACCTTCGACGAGGTTTTCCAGGTCGAGGAATCGCTCGAGACGCTGGTGACCGGCCGCGCAGGCAGGGCGCATAACGAATATCTCGAAATCGTGCTCGAGGCGGGCATTGTCGGTGGCTTGCTGGTGATTGGCTGGGGGCTTTACCTCTTGTTCGCAACATGGCGCGGACTGCGTTCGGTTCATGCCCCGGTCACGCTGGCTGCGGCAATGGCGAGTGCCTGCATAGCGCTCCAGGCGCTACTCGATTTGCCGTTGCGGAATATGGCGCTCTTATGCGTTGCAGGATTGCTTGTCGCTCTGCTATCGGCCCCATTGTCGACAAAGAGGGACTAG
- a CDS encoding exopolysaccharide biosynthesis polyprenyl glycosylphosphotransferase, translated as MSLEQYLENNLRPSMEHQRVQMYALLFLLDTGILFVSFWVAGAIYVGDIPSARAIQVMQFTLPIFLVIAIYNRVYSIRALEDWRYALGRLAISLVLSAMLFLVMTFYVRSGGDFARVTYSLAIILSFAVMAGLRVLLSFYIRKNYGGRVSNVLVIEDGGPEVVLKGTDRVTADAAMVEKAQTDPAALDLLGRTMRNMDRVIVSCPVERRVFWAKIMRAAGVHGEVLSESLQELGAIALEREGGWSFLVVSAGPLGLRARLTKRVIDLAFTIPALVLLGPLMLIVALLIKLEDGGPVFFVQPRMGQGNCMFDMLKFRSMKVAKLDAEGARSTSREDDRVTRIGKFIRRTSLDELPQLINVLRSEMSLVGPRPHALGSLANEKLFWEIDSDYWQRHSLKPGLTGLAQIRGHRGATETESHLTDRLQADLEYIRDWSPLGDLRIMLATARVLVHPNAY; from the coding sequence ATGTCGCTAGAACAATATCTCGAAAACAACCTGCGTCCTTCGATGGAGCACCAGCGCGTCCAGATGTACGCGCTGCTCTTCCTTTTGGACACGGGGATCCTGTTCGTCAGCTTCTGGGTCGCCGGTGCGATCTACGTCGGCGATATTCCGTCTGCCCGCGCAATCCAGGTCATGCAGTTCACCCTGCCGATCTTCCTGGTCATCGCGATCTACAACCGTGTCTATTCGATCCGCGCGCTGGAAGACTGGCGCTATGCGCTCGGCAGGCTGGCGATTTCGCTTGTCCTGTCGGCCATGCTGTTCCTCGTGATGACCTTCTACGTGCGCTCGGGCGGCGATTTCGCCCGAGTGACCTATTCGCTTGCGATCATCCTGTCCTTCGCTGTCATGGCAGGCTTGCGTGTCCTGTTGAGCTTCTACATCCGCAAGAACTATGGCGGGCGGGTCAGCAATGTGCTCGTCATCGAGGATGGCGGACCGGAAGTGGTTCTCAAGGGGACCGACCGGGTGACCGCCGATGCGGCCATGGTCGAAAAGGCACAGACCGATCCGGCCGCGCTCGACCTCCTGGGCCGAACCATGCGCAACATGGACCGCGTAATCGTGAGTTGCCCGGTCGAGCGCCGGGTATTCTGGGCAAAAATCATGCGGGCGGCCGGTGTCCACGGCGAAGTCCTCTCGGAAAGCCTGCAGGAGCTGGGTGCGATCGCGCTCGAACGCGAAGGCGGCTGGTCGTTCCTTGTGGTGTCGGCCGGTCCGCTCGGATTGAGAGCGCGGCTGACCAAGCGCGTTATCGATCTCGCCTTCACCATACCGGCGCTGGTCCTGCTCGGTCCGCTGATGCTCATCGTCGCGCTGCTGATCAAACTGGAAGATGGCGGGCCCGTATTCTTTGTCCAGCCGCGCATGGGGCAGGGCAATTGCATGTTCGACATGCTCAAGTTCCGCTCGATGAAGGTCGCCAAGCTGGATGCCGAAGGTGCGCGCTCCACGTCGCGCGAGGATGACCGCGTCACGCGCATCGGCAAGTTCATTCGCCGCACCAGCCTCGACGAACTGCCACAGCTGATCAATGTGCTGCGCTCGGAGATGAGCCTTGTCGGGCCCCGACCGCATGCCCTCGGCTCACTCGCCAATGAAAAGCTGTTCTGGGAAATCGACAGCGACTACTGGCAGCGGCATTCGCTTAAACCCGGTTTGACCGGCCTGGCCCAAATACGCGGCCATCGCGGGGCAACGGAAACCGAAAGTCATTTGACCGATCGACTTCAGGCCGATCTCGAATACATCAGGGACTGGTCCCCTTTAGGTGACTTGCGTATCATGTTGGCAACAGCCCGCGTTCTCGTGCATCCAAACGCATACTGA
- a CDS encoding NADP-dependent isocitrate dehydrogenase — translation MAKIKVANPVVELDGDEMTKIIWKWIRERLILPYLDVDLKYYDLSIEKRDETDDQITVDAANAIKEHGVGVKCATITPDEARVEEFSLKKMWRSPNGTIRNILGGVVFREPIVIDNVPRLVPGWTDPIVVGRHAFGDQYRATDTLIPGAGKLRLVFEGENGENIDLDVFEFQSPGVAMAMYNLDDSIRDFARASFAYGLDRKWPVYLSTKNTILKKYDGRFKDLFQEVFDAEYKAEFEKHGLTYEHRLIDDMVAAALKWNGKFVWACKNYDGDVQSDIVAQGFGSLGLMTSVLMTPDGKTVEAEAAHGTVTRHYRQHEQGKATSTNPIASIFAWTRGLMYRGKFDGTPDVVKFAETLEQVCIKTVESGKMTKDLALLIGPDQSWMTTEQFFEAIVEGLEAEMANWG, via the coding sequence ATGGCCAAGATCAAGGTAGCCAACCCGGTCGTCGAACTCGACGGCGACGAAATGACGAAGATCATCTGGAAGTGGATCCGCGAACGTCTGATCCTTCCTTACCTCGACGTCGATCTCAAATATTATGACCTCTCGATCGAGAAGCGCGACGAGACCGATGACCAGATCACGGTCGACGCGGCCAACGCGATCAAGGAACACGGCGTCGGCGTGAAATGCGCCACCATCACGCCCGACGAAGCGCGCGTCGAGGAATTCAGCCTCAAGAAAATGTGGCGCTCGCCCAACGGCACGATCCGCAACATCCTTGGCGGCGTGGTCTTCCGCGAGCCGATCGTGATCGACAACGTGCCGCGTCTCGTGCCCGGCTGGACCGACCCCATCGTGGTTGGCCGTCACGCTTTCGGTGACCAGTACCGCGCCACCGACACGCTGATCCCGGGCGCGGGCAAGCTGCGCCTCGTTTTCGAAGGCGAGAACGGCGAGAACATCGATCTCGACGTCTTCGAATTCCAGAGCCCCGGCGTCGCCATGGCGATGTACAACCTCGACGACAGCATCCGCGACTTCGCGCGCGCCAGCTTCGCTTACGGCCTCGACCGCAAGTGGCCGGTGTACCTGTCGACCAAGAACACCATCCTCAAGAAGTACGATGGCCGCTTCAAGGACCTGTTCCAGGAAGTGTTCGACGCCGAATACAAGGCCGAGTTCGAGAAGCACGGCCTCACCTACGAACACCGCCTGATCGACGACATGGTCGCAGCAGCGCTCAAGTGGAACGGCAAGTTCGTCTGGGCCTGCAAGAACTACGACGGCGACGTGCAGTCGGACATCGTTGCGCAGGGCTTCGGCTCGCTTGGCCTGATGACCTCGGTCCTGATGACGCCCGATGGCAAGACCGTCGAAGCGGAAGCAGCGCACGGCACCGTCACCCGCCACTATCGCCAGCACGAGCAGGGCAAGGCAACCTCGACCAACCCGATCGCCAGCATCTTCGCCTGGACGCGCGGCCTCATGTATCGCGGCAAGTTCGACGGCACGCCCGATGTCGTGAAGTTCGCCGAGACGCTCGAGCAGGTCTGCATCAAGACAGTCGAAAGCGGCAAGATGACCAAGGACCTCGCGCTGCTGATCGGTCCGGACCAGAGCTGGATGACCACCGAACAGTTCTTCGAAGCCATCGTCGAAGGCCTCGAAGCAGAAATGGCAAATTGGGGCTGA